One stretch of Jiangella gansuensis DSM 44835 DNA includes these proteins:
- a CDS encoding D-sedoheptulose-7-phosphate isomerase, which produces MPDQTTDVVAGVLDQHLADHVAVAGAMRELVPLVREIGSLICERFASGGVLYTFGNGGSAADAQHFTGELIGHYKRDRRPLPAVTLTTDPTVMTCIANDYSYDDVFARQVTALARPGDVVAAFTTSGRSPNVVAGLAAARAKGATTVLFAGGDGGPAARHADHALLVPSTQTPRIQEMHTLSLHLISEMADTWAAATESTPEEPTA; this is translated from the coding sequence ATGCCTGACCAGACGACCGACGTGGTGGCCGGCGTCCTCGATCAGCACCTGGCGGACCACGTCGCGGTCGCCGGGGCGATGCGCGAACTCGTACCGCTGGTACGAGAAATCGGTAGCCTGATCTGCGAGAGGTTCGCCTCCGGCGGCGTGCTCTACACCTTCGGCAACGGTGGCAGCGCCGCCGACGCCCAGCATTTCACCGGGGAGTTGATCGGGCACTACAAGCGCGACCGCCGGCCGCTGCCCGCCGTCACGCTCACCACTGACCCGACCGTCATGACCTGCATCGCCAACGACTATTCCTACGACGATGTCTTCGCCCGCCAGGTCACCGCGCTGGCCCGCCCGGGTGATGTCGTCGCGGCTTTCACCACCAGCGGCCGCTCGCCCAACGTCGTCGCCGGCCTGGCCGCGGCGCGGGCGAAGGGCGCGACGACGGTGTTGTTCGCCGGTGGCGACGGCGGACCGGCGGCGCGACACGCCGACCACGCGCTGCTGGTGCCGTCCACGCAGACCCCGCGCATCCAGGAGATGCACACGCTGTCGCTGCACCTGATCAGCGAGATGGCCGACACCTGGGCCGCCGCCACCGAGAGCACAC
- a CDS encoding ROK family protein: protein MNEATRAHATRGAGGADPAVLALDIGGTKLAVGVVTTDGRVHALTVEPTRRWEGPDAVIARLFDMGHRAVEAAGLDRPVSAVGISCGGPLDSATGVLISPPHLPGWLDVPLGEMTRTEFGVPAFLENDATAAALGEHRFGAARGTTTMIYLTISTGVGGGAVIGGSLHRGAAGNGGELGHVMVRPGGRTCSCGRRGCLEAYVSGTNIAARASEGIRAGRTTSLAAVDPLTAAEVAAAATAGDAYAREVWDETTDVLGQAVTDLVNVFEPDLVVLGGGVTRSGAMLLDPVAEAVARDAMPPAAKAARVVLAGLGDVVCVVGAGVVALDALTTEVEHA from the coding sequence ATGAACGAGGCAACGCGGGCACACGCGACACGGGGCGCCGGTGGCGCCGACCCCGCCGTGCTGGCACTGGACATCGGCGGCACCAAGCTGGCCGTCGGGGTCGTGACGACGGACGGCCGGGTGCACGCTCTGACCGTCGAGCCGACCCGGCGCTGGGAGGGGCCGGACGCCGTCATCGCTCGGCTGTTCGACATGGGGCACCGCGCCGTCGAGGCGGCCGGACTGGACCGGCCCGTCAGCGCGGTGGGCATCTCCTGCGGAGGGCCGCTGGACAGCGCCACCGGCGTCCTCATCTCGCCGCCGCACCTGCCGGGTTGGCTCGATGTGCCGCTCGGTGAGATGACGCGGACGGAGTTCGGCGTCCCCGCGTTCCTGGAGAACGACGCCACCGCGGCGGCGTTGGGCGAGCACCGGTTCGGCGCCGCCCGCGGCACCACCACGATGATCTACCTGACCATCTCCACCGGGGTGGGCGGCGGTGCGGTCATCGGCGGCTCGCTGCACCGCGGCGCGGCCGGCAATGGCGGCGAGCTGGGCCACGTCATGGTCCGGCCCGGCGGACGGACCTGCTCCTGCGGGCGGCGTGGCTGCCTGGAGGCGTACGTGTCCGGAACCAACATCGCGGCCCGCGCGTCCGAGGGCATCAGAGCCGGCCGGACGACGAGCCTGGCCGCGGTCGATCCCCTGACCGCCGCCGAGGTCGCTGCGGCCGCCACCGCCGGCGATGCCTACGCGCGCGAGGTCTGGGACGAGACCACCGACGTGCTGGGCCAGGCGGTCACCGACCTGGTCAACGTGTTCGAGCCGGACCTGGTGGTGCTCGGCGGCGGCGTCACGCGCTCCGGCGCGATGCTGCTGGACCCGGTCGCGGAAGCTGTGGCCCGCGATGCGATGCCGCCCGCGGCCAAGGCCGCGCGAGTGGTGCTGGCCGGCCTCGGGGACGTGGTGTGTGTGGTGGGTGCCGGGGTGGTCGCCTTGGACGCCCTGACGACGGAGGTGGAGCATGCCTGA
- a CDS encoding carbohydrate ABC transporter permease codes for MSATDVRVPPVAPPMTRRRRWRAAWRRPETRWAYLFLLPWIVGFLVFTAGPMLASLVLSFTDYDVINPATYVGGENYQRMVEDPRVRTALFNTLLYTVVHVPVSIAIALALAVLLNQIGGRFAGFFRTVFYLPAMTPTVAVGVLFLLLLNGQNGLVNALLGLFGIDGPAWTTDPAWVRWGIIVMSLWTIGGTIVILFAALKNVPTDLYEAARIDGAGAWRQFREVTVPMISGSLFFVTIVNTIASLQMFTEVYTMFYGNAQSQLQASDSALFYVIYLFQQGFQFLQMGYASALAWGLFVIVLIVTLVQVKVGDRFVYYEGDDR; via the coding sequence ATGTCGGCGACTGACGTCCGTGTACCGCCGGTGGCGCCGCCGATGACCCGGCGGCGCCGCTGGCGGGCGGCCTGGCGGCGGCCCGAGACGCGATGGGCCTACCTGTTCCTGCTGCCGTGGATCGTGGGCTTCCTGGTGTTCACGGCCGGGCCGATGCTGGCCAGCCTGGTGCTGTCCTTCACCGACTACGACGTCATCAACCCGGCGACGTACGTCGGCGGTGAGAACTACCAGCGGATGGTCGAGGACCCGCGGGTCCGCACCGCCCTGTTCAACACCCTGCTCTACACCGTTGTCCACGTGCCGGTGTCCATCGCGATCGCCCTGGCGCTGGCGGTGCTGCTCAACCAGATCGGCGGCCGGTTCGCGGGGTTCTTCCGTACCGTGTTCTACCTGCCGGCCATGACGCCCACCGTCGCGGTCGGCGTGTTGTTCCTGCTGCTGCTGAACGGTCAGAACGGCCTGGTCAACGCACTTCTGGGGCTGTTCGGGATCGACGGCCCGGCATGGACGACGGACCCGGCCTGGGTGCGCTGGGGCATCATCGTCATGAGCCTGTGGACCATCGGCGGCACCATCGTCATCCTGTTCGCCGCGCTCAAGAACGTGCCGACGGACCTCTACGAGGCCGCGCGCATCGACGGCGCCGGTGCGTGGCGGCAGTTCCGCGAGGTCACCGTCCCGATGATCTCCGGGTCCCTGTTCTTCGTGACCATCGTGAACACCATCGCCTCGCTGCAGATGTTCACCGAGGTCTACACGATGTTCTACGGGAACGCCCAGAGCCAGTTGCAGGCGTCGGACAGCGCGCTGTTCTACGTGATCTATCTGTTCCAGCAGGGCTTCCAGTTCCTCCAGATGGGGTACGCATCGGCATTGGCATGGGGGCTGTTCGTCATCGTTTTGATCGTCACGCTGGTGCAGGTCAAGGTCGGCGACAGGTTCGTCTACTACGAGGGGGACGACCGATGA
- a CDS encoding carbohydrate ABC transporter permease: MTQVVQVEPAREEPSGAGPGSRRPRAGASPVRRVVRTGFIVTAVAIVAATFTYPLLWLISASLKPRYQVFDNVLIPREVQPENYTGLVDTVPFLTWFGNSMLVGVMAALTVTLSSALVAFGFAYFRFPGRNVLFMLVLGTMMLPAAVTMIPTFLIWQELGLSQTQVPLWAHNVFASAFYIFLMRQFFLSLPRDTFEAARVDGCGYFGLFWRIAMPLCRPALIVVFIFEFRASWTDLIRPLIYLQDEALYTLPRGLKAVLDAFGQGGEQRWEIVMAASVLATIPLIILFFCAQRYFVEGIATQGRKG, from the coding sequence ATGACCCAGGTGGTCCAGGTCGAACCGGCTCGCGAGGAGCCCAGCGGAGCCGGGCCGGGGAGCCGGCGTCCGCGGGCCGGCGCGTCGCCGGTGCGTCGTGTGGTGCGCACCGGGTTCATCGTCACCGCGGTGGCCATCGTGGCGGCCACGTTCACCTATCCACTGCTGTGGCTGATCAGCGCGTCGCTCAAGCCGCGGTACCAGGTGTTCGACAACGTGCTGATCCCGCGGGAGGTGCAGCCGGAGAACTACACCGGCCTGGTGGACACCGTCCCGTTCCTCACCTGGTTCGGCAACTCGATGCTGGTCGGGGTGATGGCCGCGCTGACGGTCACGTTGAGCAGCGCGCTGGTCGCCTTCGGGTTCGCGTACTTCCGCTTCCCCGGCCGGAACGTGCTCTTCATGCTGGTGCTGGGCACCATGATGTTGCCGGCCGCGGTGACGATGATCCCGACGTTCCTCATCTGGCAGGAGCTCGGGCTGTCGCAGACGCAGGTGCCGCTGTGGGCGCACAACGTGTTCGCCTCGGCGTTCTACATCTTCCTCATGCGGCAGTTCTTCCTCAGCCTGCCGCGCGACACGTTCGAGGCCGCCCGCGTGGACGGCTGCGGGTACTTCGGTCTGTTCTGGCGGATCGCAATGCCGCTGTGCAGGCCAGCGCTGATCGTGGTGTTCATCTTCGAGTTCCGGGCCAGCTGGACCGACCTCATCCGGCCGCTGATCTATCTGCAGGACGAGGCGCTCTACACACTCCCGCGCGGCCTGAAGGCGGTGCTGGACGCGTTCGGACAGGGCGGTGAACAGCGCTGGGAGATCGTGATGGCGGCCTCGGTGTTGGCGACGATCCCGCTGATCATCTTGTTCTTCTGCGCGCAACGCTACTTCGTCGAAGGCATCGCCACGCAGGGGCGCAAGGGGTGA
- a CDS encoding ABC transporter substrate-binding protein — protein sequence MRRPPVLPVAIVGAAALALTACGGVGSGSSDGDGDNAQSGDLSAEPSGSITTIGFALPDEIATVRVETFEEMYPDVDVNINEGGFDEQQFLSSVASGNPSELVYIPGDQVGAFAARGAIQPLDECIEQRDIDLEQYRPNVLDLVQYDGSTYAIPEFYNTPVLIVNNTVLAEAGLTPEDIAIADQQSLLAAAQAMTVRNGSTYERIGIHLRLPDLTPFYGVVDGNPWVAAADDFRLDDPATAATMERLKAVQDAQGGHTALKDFENTWDLFGEGNPFAQNQVGAMVIEQWYVNVLANTSPDVDITVLPITDVNGDTVTWATSNAWAIPKDADNTATACEFMKIMTAPDTWAAAAQERIELRQDEGKAFTGIYTANEAADDQVFGELYTPGTGANQKWDDAVQAVLEAQADAWVMPANPIGAQFKAAWLEASNRILAGTQDAPSALADAQDRVEQALADVGD from the coding sequence ATGCGGAGACCCCCCGTCCTGCCGGTGGCCATCGTCGGAGCGGCCGCGCTGGCCTTGACCGCCTGTGGCGGCGTCGGCAGCGGAAGCTCCGACGGCGACGGCGACAACGCCCAGTCCGGCGACCTGTCGGCCGAGCCCAGCGGCTCCATCACCACGATCGGCTTCGCCCTGCCCGACGAGATCGCCACGGTCCGGGTCGAGACGTTCGAGGAGATGTATCCGGACGTCGACGTCAACATCAACGAGGGCGGCTTCGACGAGCAGCAGTTCCTGTCGTCCGTCGCCAGCGGCAACCCGTCCGAGCTGGTGTACATCCCCGGCGACCAGGTGGGCGCGTTCGCCGCCCGCGGCGCGATCCAGCCGCTGGACGAGTGCATCGAGCAGCGCGACATCGACCTCGAGCAGTACCGGCCGAACGTGCTGGACCTGGTGCAGTACGACGGCTCCACCTACGCGATCCCGGAGTTCTACAACACCCCGGTGCTGATCGTGAACAACACCGTGCTCGCCGAGGCCGGGCTGACGCCGGAGGACATCGCCATCGCCGACCAGCAGAGCCTGCTCGCGGCGGCCCAGGCGATGACCGTCCGCAACGGCAGCACGTACGAGCGCATCGGTATCCACCTGCGCCTGCCTGACCTCACCCCCTTCTACGGCGTCGTCGACGGCAACCCGTGGGTGGCCGCGGCCGACGACTTCCGGCTCGACGACCCCGCCACGGCCGCCACCATGGAGCGGCTGAAGGCGGTCCAGGACGCGCAGGGCGGGCACACCGCGCTCAAGGACTTCGAGAACACCTGGGACCTGTTCGGTGAGGGCAACCCGTTCGCGCAGAACCAGGTCGGCGCCATGGTCATCGAACAGTGGTACGTCAACGTCCTGGCCAACACCTCCCCGGACGTCGACATCACGGTCCTGCCGATCACCGACGTCAACGGCGACACCGTCACCTGGGCCACCTCCAACGCGTGGGCCATCCCGAAGGACGCGGACAACACGGCCACGGCGTGCGAGTTCATGAAGATCATGACCGCGCCGGACACCTGGGCCGCGGCGGCGCAGGAGCGCATCGAGCTGCGGCAGGACGAGGGCAAGGCGTTCACCGGCATCTACACCGCCAACGAGGCCGCCGACGACCAGGTCTTCGGTGAGCTGTACACGCCTGGCACCGGGGCGAACCAGAAGTGGGACGACGCCGTCCAGGCCGTGCTGGAAGCCCAGGCCGACGCCTGGGTGATGCCCGCGAACCCGATCGGGGCCCAGTTCAAGGCCGCGTGGCTGGAAGCCTCCAACCGCATCCTCGCCGGGACGCAGGACGCACCCAGCGCCCTGGCCGACGCCCAGGACAGGGTCGAGCAGGCGCTCGCCGATGTCGGCGACTGA